The proteins below are encoded in one region of Engystomops pustulosus chromosome 8, aEngPut4.maternal, whole genome shotgun sequence:
- the LOC140075611 gene encoding olfactory receptor 1G1-like — MKPTNQTKVAEFVFRGMSDLPGVQLPLFVLFLFIYLTSLSGNLLIVVLIFTDRALHTPMYLFLSNLAGLDICYSSVTAPRMLCDFFSESRTISVHSCITQFFFFFSFICIEVYLLAVMSYDRYVAICHPLHYVQIMHPKVCALMVSAAWTIGFLTALIHTLCIKLLDFCGPNVINSFFCDLPQLFLLSCTDTFINVLVMFLVGIIMGSGAFSMTLVPYIRIFRTIMGIHSRNGKLKAFSTCTSHLTVVLIFYGTLISTYLRPSPTYNSSEDRIVSVMYTVVTPLINPLIYSLRNKDLKAALRRSLHIAGIKVKASY, encoded by the coding sequence ATGAAACCAACAAATCAAACCAAGGTAGCAGAATTTGTGTTCCGTGGGATGTCCGATCTTCCTGGTGTCCAGCTTCCATTGTTTGTCCTGTTTCTCTTCATCTACCTGACATCTCTGTCTGGAAACCTTTTGATTGTGGTTTTGATCTTCACTGACCGTGCCCTCCATACTCCCATGTACTTGTTTCTGAGTAATCTCGCGGGGTTGGATATCTGTTATTCCTCTGTCACTGCCCCAAGAATGTTGTGTGATTTCTTTTCTGAATCCAGAACCATTTCTGTCCATTCCTGCATCACccagttcttcttcttcttctcctttatATGTATTGAGGTCTATTTGTTGGCGGTGATGTCCTATGATAGGTATGTAGCCATCTGCCATCCCCTGCATTATGTCCAGATAATGCATCCTAAGGTCTGTGCTCTGATGGTCTCTGCTGCCTGGACCATTGGATTCCTCACCGCACTCATTCACACTCTGTGCATTAAGTTGTTGGACTTCTGTGGACCCAATGTCATCAACAGCTTCTTCTGTGATCTCCCCCAGCTATTTTTGCTCTCATGCACTGATACATTCATCAATGTCTTAGTCATGTTCCTGGTAGGTATAATAATGGGTTCTGGTGCCTTCAGCATGACTTTGGTCCCATATATCCGAATATTTCGCACAATAATGGGAATCCACTCACGGAATGGAAAGTTGAAGGCTTTCTCCACATGTACGTCCCATCTTACTGTGGTCCTCATCTTCTATGGCACTCTTATATCCACCTACCTTCGTCCGAGTCCGACTTATAACTCCTCAGAAGACCGGATTGTGTCTGTCATGTACACTGTAGTGACACCATTGATTAACCCATTGATTTACAGTCTTAGAAACAAGGACCTTAAGGCAGCGCTCAGAAGATCTCTTCATATCGCAGGCATAAAAGTAAAAGCTTCTTATTGA